The following coding sequences are from one Halomonas sp. HAL1 window:
- a CDS encoding TRAP transporter small permease, whose protein sequence is MEDAVAPSKGPDRIAFYTLRGVTRLCDGVGVALMAAILLLIVAAVIARDLLGLGMPWTEEVASMLAIYAIGFGSLSAWVRSEHLVVDLFSHKLSGLGKNIQYRLTALISCGFFALAAWGAWIMSDMSANNKTVSLSISFSYLYYGIFFSFVGMALIAFWQTLRGPVVWLETSHEEEVSQP, encoded by the coding sequence GTGGAAGACGCGGTAGCGCCCAGCAAGGGGCCAGATCGAATTGCTTTCTATACGCTGCGCGGCGTTACACGCCTGTGCGATGGGGTGGGCGTGGCGCTTATGGCAGCCATTCTGCTGCTGATCGTGGCGGCCGTAATTGCCCGTGACCTGCTGGGGCTGGGGATGCCCTGGACCGAAGAGGTGGCGTCTATGCTGGCGATTTACGCGATTGGCTTCGGGTCGCTATCCGCCTGGGTACGCAGCGAGCATCTGGTGGTCGACCTGTTCAGCCATAAGCTTTCTGGGCTGGGTAAGAATATCCAGTACCGTCTCACTGCGCTGATCTCCTGCGGCTTTTTTGCACTGGCCGCCTGGGGGGCTTGGATCATGTCGGACATGAGCGCCAACAATAAAACCGTCTCGTTAAGTATCAGTTTCAGCTATCTCTATTACGGCATCTTTTTCAGCTTTGTGGGCATGGCACTCATTGCCTTTTGGCAAACGTTGCGCGGCCCGGTGGTGTGGTTGGAAACGTCCCATGAAGAGGAGGTCTCACAACCATGA
- a CDS encoding TRAP transporter substrate-binding protein yields MRKQLLATLATLGMLTTAPFVLANPIEIQVNNTMSEGGSESAAVERFAEYLEEQAPGRFEVRPFLAGSLGGENAVLELLNLGQTQLSLTGGNWRQQYAPEYDAITVPFVFTTWDEVDAYMESPSGQALVEKAESQGGLKYFGLQHRGPRHMTANKEIHTPDDLDGFRLRLPSLPVWLEVWEEIGAQVVNVPAPEIYLAMQTGQVDGHENSLSSPYTRRLWEVQDYLIMTSHVQFPWSWVASSRWWDGLEEEDQALIEEAIEVARQYGSEQERELDEFYLEALQDEGMTVIEPDVAPFREAALPAIDRVMADMAEGVREDALGNDSE; encoded by the coding sequence ATGCGGAAACAATTGCTTGCCACGCTGGCTACCCTAGGAATGCTAACGACGGCGCCGTTCGTTTTAGCTAACCCCATCGAAATTCAAGTCAACAACACCATGAGCGAAGGCGGTTCGGAAAGCGCTGCCGTGGAACGCTTTGCGGAATATTTAGAGGAACAGGCCCCCGGGCGCTTTGAAGTTCGCCCCTTTTTAGCGGGTTCTCTGGGCGGTGAGAATGCCGTGTTGGAACTGCTTAACCTGGGCCAAACCCAGCTATCCCTAACCGGTGGTAACTGGCGTCAACAGTATGCGCCTGAATACGACGCTATTACGGTTCCCTTTGTGTTCACTACCTGGGATGAAGTCGACGCCTATATGGAGAGCCCTTCCGGCCAAGCGCTGGTCGAGAAAGCAGAAAGCCAGGGCGGCCTGAAATATTTTGGCCTGCAGCATCGCGGGCCCCGCCACATGACCGCCAATAAAGAGATACATACCCCAGATGATCTGGATGGCTTCCGCCTGCGCCTGCCTTCGCTGCCGGTATGGCTGGAAGTGTGGGAAGAGATTGGGGCTCAGGTAGTCAACGTACCGGCACCAGAGATTTATCTCGCCATGCAGACCGGCCAGGTCGATGGCCACGAGAACTCGCTCTCCTCGCCTTATACCCGTCGTCTATGGGAAGTGCAGGACTACCTAATCATGACCAGCCATGTGCAGTTTCCGTGGAGCTGGGTAGCTAGTTCTCGCTGGTGGGATGGTCTAGAAGAGGAAGATCAAGCGCTGATCGAAGAAGCCATTGAGGTGGCACGCCAGTATGGTTCAGAGCAAGAACGCGAACTCGACGAGTTCTATCTGGAAGCCCTGCAGGATGAAGGCATGACCGTCATTGAGCCGGATGTTGCGCCTTTCCGCGAGGCAGCGTTACCGGCTATCGATCGTGTCATGGCTGACATGGCCGAGGGCGTTCGTGAAGATGCGCTGGGTAACGACAGCGAGTAA
- a CDS encoding LysR family transcriptional regulator: MRRFDFVTLKLFISVADEGRLTAAAEREHLALAAVSKRISDLEALVGTTLLYRRPRGVELTPAGQAFLHHARRIMDNIERLHAELSEYGEGVRGHVRIHSNTSAIIAFLPQDLSAFSRLYPEIKIDLQERVSSEIIAAVRDGLTDIGIFAGHVAAPDLQQLSYRHDRLVLMTPIDHPLAERESIAFNEALAFDFIGLQQDASLQSLLNEQANLAGKALRMRIQVRSFDAICRMIHHGMGVGVLPEQTIYRDLGDLQLKSIPLSDPWAQRELVIGMRRYASLHVTARHLVDHLTQKAGED, from the coding sequence ATGCGCCGCTTCGATTTTGTCACCCTCAAACTGTTTATTTCCGTAGCGGATGAAGGCCGCCTGACCGCCGCTGCCGAGCGAGAGCACTTAGCACTCGCTGCAGTGAGCAAGCGAATAAGCGACCTGGAAGCGCTGGTCGGCACGACGCTGCTGTATCGCCGTCCGCGGGGTGTGGAGCTCACGCCTGCGGGTCAGGCATTTTTGCACCATGCCCGGCGCATTATGGATAACATCGAGCGCCTGCATGCGGAACTCAGCGAGTACGGCGAAGGCGTGCGCGGCCATGTGCGTATCCACTCCAATACCTCGGCGATCATTGCTTTTCTTCCCCAAGATCTCAGCGCTTTCTCCCGGCTTTATCCCGAAATTAAGATCGACCTTCAGGAGCGAGTCAGTAGCGAAATCATTGCCGCCGTCCGTGATGGATTAACCGATATCGGCATTTTCGCCGGGCATGTGGCAGCGCCTGACCTCCAGCAGCTCTCCTATCGACATGACCGACTCGTGTTAATGACGCCCATTGATCACCCCTTGGCTGAGCGTGAAAGCATCGCTTTTAATGAAGCGCTGGCTTTCGACTTTATTGGCTTACAGCAGGACGCCTCGCTGCAATCGCTGTTGAATGAACAAGCTAACCTGGCAGGCAAAGCGCTGCGTATGCGCATTCAGGTACGTAGCTTTGACGCTATTTGCCGGATGATTCACCACGGCATGGGCGTTGGCGTACTCCCTGAGCAGACCATCTATCGTGATCTGGGGGATTTACAGCTCAAAAGCATTCCGCTTAGCGACCCTTGGGCCCAGCGTGAGCTGGTGATTGGCATGCGCCGCTACGCCTCTTTGCATGTCACTGCGCGACACTTGGTAGACCACCTTACCCAGAAGGCGGGCGAGGACTAA
- a CDS encoding CaiB/BaiF CoA-transferase family protein: MNAPEARQLPLQGLKVLELGQLIAGPFATKLLGEFGADVIKIEPPGTGDPLRKWRMIEDGTSLWWHVQTRNKRSVALDLRSEEGQKLVRQLAAEADVVVENFRPGTLDNWGLGWEALSKLNPRLIMVHISGYGQTGPYRDKPGFGVIGEAMGGLRYLTGQPGEPSVRVGVSIGDSLSALYAVIGTLLALQERNRSGLGQEIDVALYESVFAMMESLLPEFDASGQVREPSGSALPGITPSNAYRCQGGDYVLIAGNGDSIFKRLMGVIGREDLANDPALAHNDGRSQQAEMIDAAIQMWTEERPRDAILQALDDARVPAGYPYTAEDIAFDPHYLAREMIQTFTRPNGEPLKVPGVLPKLSATPGRIGDGGPTLGQHTDDVLDELGIDHETRAKLRQVGII; the protein is encoded by the coding sequence ATGAATGCTCCCGAAGCCCGCCAGCTTCCGCTCCAAGGCTTGAAAGTGCTTGAGCTTGGTCAACTGATTGCGGGGCCTTTCGCCACCAAACTGCTGGGGGAATTCGGTGCCGATGTGATCAAAATCGAACCGCCAGGCACCGGCGACCCACTTCGCAAATGGCGAATGATAGAGGATGGCACCTCGCTTTGGTGGCACGTCCAGACCCGTAACAAGCGCTCGGTGGCGCTGGACTTGCGCAGTGAAGAGGGCCAAAAGCTGGTGCGCCAACTCGCCGCCGAGGCGGACGTGGTAGTGGAGAACTTCCGCCCCGGCACGCTAGACAACTGGGGGCTGGGCTGGGAAGCACTCTCCAAACTCAACCCTCGGCTGATCATGGTGCATATTTCCGGCTATGGGCAAACCGGGCCTTACCGCGATAAGCCCGGTTTTGGCGTGATTGGTGAAGCCATGGGCGGGCTGCGCTACCTCACCGGCCAACCGGGCGAGCCTTCGGTGCGCGTTGGCGTGAGTATTGGTGATTCACTTTCCGCGCTCTATGCCGTGATTGGTACCTTGCTGGCACTCCAAGAGCGCAACCGCAGTGGCCTGGGCCAAGAGATCGACGTCGCGCTGTATGAGTCGGTGTTTGCGATGATGGAGAGCCTGCTGCCTGAGTTCGATGCCAGCGGCCAGGTTCGCGAACCGAGCGGCAGCGCCCTCCCCGGCATAACCCCTTCAAATGCCTACCGCTGCCAAGGCGGCGATTACGTGCTGATTGCCGGCAATGGCGACAGTATCTTCAAGCGCCTGATGGGCGTGATTGGCCGTGAAGACTTAGCCAACGACCCGGCCCTGGCCCATAACGATGGGCGTAGCCAGCAAGCCGAAATGATTGATGCCGCGATTCAAATGTGGACGGAAGAGCGCCCACGGGATGCCATTTTACAGGCACTGGATGACGCCCGCGTGCCCGCAGGCTACCCCTACACTGCCGAAGATATCGCCTTTGACCCTCACTACTTGGCGCGGGAGATGATTCAAACCTTTACACGGCCTAATGGCGAACCGCTAAAAGTACCCGGCGTATTGCCAAAGCTTAGCGCTACGCCAGGGCGAATCGGCGACGGCGGCCCCACCCTTGGCCAGCATACCGACGACGTGTTGGATGAGCTGGGTATTGATCACGAAACCCGCGCCAAGCTGCGCCAAGTGGGCATTATTTAG
- a CDS encoding hydroxymethylglutaryl-CoA lyase — MKLVTPCPTKIEINEVAPRDGLQIEARFVPTEEKIRWIDALSTTGLRRIEATSFTSPKAIPNLRDAAEVVTGIQRREGVDITVLVPNVKGTERALACQVDEINLVMSASNSHGLANLRMTPEQSLEQFAAIVEVSKESGVFINASLSTTFGCPFEGEVPEARVLELVEKLIGLGIQGVTLCDTTGMANPAQVKRLCETVLERWPETPFTLHFHNTRGMGLANALAAWQAGISRFDSSLGGLGGCPFAPGATGNVCTEDLVHMFESMGVDTGVDLDALLEIAATLPDLIGHDVPGQVVKAGKSTRRYAMPPNAQT, encoded by the coding sequence ATGAAGTTGGTAACACCTTGCCCCACCAAAATCGAGATTAACGAAGTTGCCCCCCGGGACGGCCTGCAGATTGAAGCGCGGTTTGTGCCGACGGAAGAGAAAATCCGCTGGATCGATGCGCTCTCTACCACTGGCCTACGGCGTATTGAAGCAACGTCGTTCACATCGCCTAAAGCGATCCCCAACCTGCGCGATGCCGCTGAAGTGGTGACCGGCATTCAGCGCCGGGAAGGGGTCGATATCACCGTACTGGTGCCCAACGTCAAGGGCACCGAGCGGGCGCTCGCCTGCCAGGTGGATGAGATCAATCTGGTGATGTCGGCCAGCAATAGCCACGGGCTGGCCAATCTGCGCATGACGCCGGAACAGTCGCTAGAGCAGTTCGCGGCGATTGTAGAAGTCAGTAAAGAGAGCGGGGTATTTATCAATGCCTCTCTATCCACGACCTTTGGCTGCCCCTTTGAAGGCGAGGTGCCCGAGGCGCGGGTACTGGAACTTGTTGAAAAGCTGATTGGCCTTGGCATTCAGGGCGTCACACTCTGCGATACCACCGGCATGGCCAACCCTGCCCAGGTCAAACGCCTGTGCGAAACCGTGCTTGAACGCTGGCCGGAAACGCCGTTCACGCTGCACTTCCACAACACGCGCGGAATGGGCTTAGCCAATGCATTGGCGGCTTGGCAGGCGGGTATCAGCCGCTTCGATTCCTCCTTAGGCGGGCTGGGCGGCTGCCCCTTTGCTCCGGGTGCAACGGGCAATGTATGCACCGAGGATCTGGTGCATATGTTTGAGTCCATGGGCGTTGATACTGGCGTCGATCTGGATGCACTGCTGGAGATCGCCGCCACCCTCCCCGACCTTATCGGCCACGATGTGCCGGGGCAGGTGGTAAAAGCCGGGAAATCGACCCGGCGTTATGCGATGCCGCCTAATGCTCAAACCTGA
- a CDS encoding aldehyde dehydrogenase family protein: MQSLSEQCINNRFINKQFINNQWVASAGTRLLDVMNPYREERIAQVTAGDAADVNAAVTAAQQAQPAWQALGGTARANYLDGFADALEARREALMTLSATNNGKPLAEAGIDLDDAIACYRYYAKQAKALDARQGELVNVEMEGVEARTYHDPAGVVGLITPWNFPLVTSAWKLAPALAAGCTVVLKPSEVTPLPEQVLAEIALEVELPAGVLNLLNGDGEGIGAPLTNHPGIDKISFTGSNRVGETVMQAASARTAGVSLELGGKSPILVMEDADPAQAADWVMAGIYFNAGQICSATSRLLVHEDVAEALYAALSERMDAITLGDPLAEGTDLGPLTSAKQRDAVQRYLDIAAQEGLTVVRDGQHRTLPAQGYFLAPTLYRDVPLESRLWKEEVFGPVLCARSVASEAEAIQLANDSSFGLAATVISGDPERAKRIGRQLKAGSIWYNSEQLVLPETAWGGFKRSGIGRELGPWGLSAYLEVKHVIGPA, translated from the coding sequence ATGCAGTCACTCAGCGAGCAGTGTATTAACAATCGCTTTATCAACAAGCAATTTATCAATAACCAGTGGGTCGCTTCAGCGGGCACTCGACTGCTCGATGTGATGAATCCTTACCGCGAAGAGCGCATTGCTCAGGTTACTGCGGGGGATGCCGCGGATGTAAACGCCGCCGTAACGGCGGCCCAGCAGGCGCAGCCTGCTTGGCAGGCGTTGGGCGGTACCGCACGTGCAAACTACCTTGATGGATTTGCCGATGCACTGGAAGCCCGTCGGGAGGCGCTGATGACGCTTTCGGCGACCAATAACGGTAAGCCACTGGCGGAAGCGGGTATTGATCTGGACGATGCGATTGCCTGCTACCGCTACTATGCCAAGCAGGCCAAGGCGCTGGATGCCCGTCAGGGGGAGTTGGTTAATGTGGAAATGGAGGGCGTTGAGGCGCGCACTTACCACGACCCCGCTGGCGTTGTGGGATTAATAACGCCGTGGAATTTCCCGCTGGTCACCAGCGCCTGGAAGCTGGCGCCCGCTTTGGCCGCTGGCTGTACGGTGGTGCTAAAACCTTCGGAAGTGACGCCGCTACCCGAGCAAGTGCTTGCAGAAATTGCGTTAGAGGTTGAGCTACCCGCGGGTGTGCTGAACCTGCTCAATGGCGACGGCGAAGGCATCGGTGCACCGCTCACAAATCACCCTGGCATAGATAAAATCTCTTTTACGGGCAGTAACCGGGTAGGCGAAACGGTGATGCAAGCGGCCAGCGCTCGCACCGCTGGCGTATCGCTGGAACTGGGTGGAAAGTCTCCGATTCTGGTGATGGAAGACGCTGATCCTGCCCAAGCCGCTGACTGGGTAATGGCCGGCATCTACTTCAACGCCGGGCAGATCTGCTCTGCGACCTCTCGTTTATTGGTGCACGAAGACGTAGCAGAAGCACTCTACGCTGCGCTTTCAGAGCGTATGGATGCGATTACGCTGGGCGACCCGCTTGCCGAAGGCACCGACTTAGGCCCGCTGACTAGCGCCAAACAGCGCGACGCGGTGCAGCGCTATCTGGATATTGCTGCGCAGGAAGGTCTTACGGTGGTGCGCGACGGTCAACACCGCACGCTGCCTGCCCAGGGCTACTTCCTGGCACCCACGCTTTATCGCGACGTGCCGCTCGAGAGCCGCCTATGGAAAGAAGAGGTTTTTGGCCCGGTGCTCTGCGCACGCAGCGTGGCAAGTGAAGCCGAAGCCATTCAGCTTGCCAACGACAGCAGCTTTGGCTTGGCGGCAACGGTGATCAGCGGTGACCCTGAGCGGGCAAAACGCATCGGCCGCCAGCTCAAGGCTGGCAGCATCTGGTACAACAGCGAGCAGTTGGTGCTACCCGAAACCGCCTGGGGTGGCTTCAAGCGTAGCGGCATTGGGCGTGAACTTGGCCCCTGGGGGCTAAGTGCTTACCTTGAAGTGAAGCATGTGATTGGGCCTGCCTAA
- a CDS encoding 5-guanidino-2-oxopentanoate decarboxylase has product MSVEEARKQPAMTCAELLIRLLRETYGVSALFGIPGVHTIELYRGLEGSDVQHITPRHEQGAGFMADGYARASGQPGVCLIITGPGMTNIATAMGQALADSIPMLVISSVNRRDTLGLGQGRLHELPSQQQMISGVARFSHTLLDANTLPEVLARAFAVFNGARPGPVHIEIPIDLFNAPVDVPASWQAPTLYRAVPDPEGLVEAARLLQAAKQPLVLLGGGCASAPEAARALVEKLDAPTVTTINAKGLLGRDHPLDLGANAALPAVRELAANADVILAIGTELGETDYDVVFDGGFHLNGTLIRIDLDPEQLVRNQCTTLGLVGDAGRSLELLLGHFPEPLKRQGTERTAAALGALNLVNDPAFADFVPLYKNLADYLPEAILVGDSTAPVYAGNHLVSQPAPRRYFNASTGYGTLGYGLPAALGAQLARPDLPVVALVGDGGVMFTLSEMATAVEERLPVVIVLWHNAGYEEIRRYMDANGVARLGVDIQAPNFLTLAEGFGCPGILVESPAEFAEALANREASGPLLIEIDAAAWQRACTFSD; this is encoded by the coding sequence ATGAGCGTTGAAGAAGCACGTAAACAACCCGCCATGACCTGTGCAGAGCTACTCATTCGGCTGCTGCGGGAGACTTACGGGGTGAGCGCCCTGTTCGGCATCCCCGGCGTGCATACGATAGAGCTTTATCGTGGTCTGGAAGGCAGCGATGTGCAGCATATAACCCCGCGCCATGAGCAGGGCGCGGGGTTTATGGCCGACGGCTATGCCCGCGCCAGCGGCCAACCGGGGGTATGCCTGATTATCACCGGGCCGGGCATGACTAACATTGCCACCGCCATGGGCCAGGCCCTGGCGGACTCCATCCCCATGCTGGTGATCTCCAGCGTCAACCGCCGCGATACCTTGGGCTTAGGCCAAGGGCGGCTGCACGAGCTGCCCAGCCAACAGCAGATGATCAGCGGCGTGGCGCGGTTTAGCCACACCCTGTTGGATGCCAATACACTGCCCGAGGTGTTGGCCCGCGCCTTCGCCGTTTTCAACGGCGCGCGCCCAGGCCCGGTGCATATTGAAATCCCTATCGATCTGTTTAATGCCCCGGTGGATGTGCCGGCCAGTTGGCAAGCGCCTACGCTTTATCGCGCGGTGCCTGATCCAGAAGGCTTGGTCGAGGCTGCACGCTTGCTTCAAGCGGCGAAACAGCCCCTGGTGCTATTGGGCGGAGGCTGCGCTTCAGCGCCGGAAGCAGCGCGAGCATTGGTAGAAAAGCTCGATGCCCCGACGGTAACGACGATTAATGCCAAAGGGCTGCTAGGCCGCGACCACCCGCTGGATTTGGGCGCCAATGCCGCACTGCCCGCGGTTCGTGAACTAGCCGCCAACGCCGATGTGATTCTGGCGATAGGTACCGAGTTGGGTGAGACCGATTATGACGTCGTTTTTGATGGCGGCTTTCACCTCAACGGCACGCTGATTCGTATCGACCTCGACCCTGAGCAGCTAGTTCGCAATCAGTGCACCACGCTTGGCCTAGTGGGCGATGCAGGGCGAAGTTTGGAGCTTCTGCTTGGTCACTTCCCCGAACCACTGAAGCGTCAAGGCACTGAGCGAACCGCCGCAGCGTTGGGCGCGCTTAATTTGGTAAACGATCCTGCTTTTGCCGACTTTGTGCCGCTTTATAAAAACCTGGCTGATTATCTCCCCGAGGCGATTCTGGTGGGCGACTCCACCGCGCCGGTCTATGCCGGTAACCACTTGGTCAGTCAGCCAGCACCCCGGCGCTATTTCAATGCCTCAACGGGTTACGGCACCTTGGGCTATGGGCTACCGGCGGCGTTGGGTGCCCAACTGGCACGGCCTGATCTGCCCGTGGTGGCTCTCGTTGGTGATGGTGGGGTGATGTTTACCCTCTCGGAAATGGCAACGGCGGTAGAAGAGCGCCTGCCCGTAGTGATTGTGCTTTGGCACAACGCTGGCTACGAAGAGATTCGTCGCTATATGGATGCTAATGGCGTGGCCCGCTTGGGCGTGGATATTCAGGCACCCAACTTTCTCACCCTGGCTGAAGGCTTTGGTTGCCCCGGCATACTGGTAGAAAGCCCCGCCGAGTTTGCCGAGGCGCTCGCCAATCGCGAAGCGAGTGGGCCTTTACTGATCGAAATTGACGCCGCTGCTTGGCAGCGTGCGTGCACATTTTCTGACTAG
- a CDS encoding YjiH family protein, whose product MSNSNVKTEEPTSSGPIPQAHLLKFIVPSLIGVLLFLVPFQFGDTINIGMGLMAEGLQTLLGSALPAIAVVVLCLSVIITVYAKLADPAWAKKGMLHEMFHVGPLWLAMRVIGALFAVMTYFQFGPEFVTASFTGGVMLNDLAPVLLTFFFFAALLLPFLVEFGFMEFIGSMVRKPFRIIFNLPGRSAIDATASWMGSGTVGVLITTQQYEQGYYNGREASVIATNFSVVSIAFALLVTSFVDINHLFVQFYTTVVVAGLIAAVIVPRIPPLSRKSNDYYEPVGCQLNEERTEKVGLFRYSLIQATNRAAGAPGPRELARLALLNVMDIFLGLLPLVFAIGTVALILAEFTPLFTWLSYPMVPVLELLRIPEAEAAAPATLVGFADMFLPAVLATNIESELTRFVIACLSLTQLIYMSEIGALLLKSKIPIKLWELVAIFLLRTAITLPIIAFMAHTFFF is encoded by the coding sequence ATGTCGAATAGCAACGTTAAGACCGAAGAGCCGACCTCGTCGGGGCCGATCCCCCAGGCGCATTTACTGAAGTTTATAGTGCCTTCTTTAATTGGGGTTTTGCTGTTTCTCGTCCCTTTTCAATTTGGCGATACCATCAATATTGGTATGGGCCTCATGGCGGAAGGCTTGCAAACGCTATTAGGCTCAGCGCTGCCTGCTATCGCGGTAGTCGTGCTTTGTCTGTCAGTGATAATCACTGTTTATGCCAAACTGGCTGATCCAGCCTGGGCCAAAAAAGGCATGTTGCATGAGATGTTTCATGTTGGGCCGCTGTGGTTGGCTATGCGCGTAATAGGCGCACTGTTTGCGGTGATGACCTATTTCCAGTTTGGGCCTGAATTCGTCACTGCCTCCTTTACCGGTGGCGTCATGCTCAATGATCTTGCGCCGGTGCTCTTAACCTTCTTCTTCTTTGCCGCGCTGTTGCTACCGTTTCTGGTCGAGTTTGGCTTTATGGAGTTTATCGGCAGCATGGTACGCAAGCCGTTCCGGATAATTTTTAACCTGCCGGGACGCAGCGCCATTGATGCCACTGCCTCATGGATGGGGTCGGGTACCGTGGGTGTGCTCATTACCACGCAGCAGTATGAGCAGGGCTATTACAATGGCCGCGAAGCCTCTGTCATTGCTACCAACTTCTCTGTGGTATCCATCGCCTTTGCGCTGTTAGTGACGAGCTTCGTCGATATTAACCACCTATTTGTGCAGTTTTACACGACGGTCGTGGTGGCAGGGTTAATCGCTGCGGTCATTGTGCCGCGAATCCCACCGCTATCGCGCAAGTCCAATGATTACTATGAGCCGGTCGGCTGTCAGTTAAACGAAGAACGTACCGAAAAAGTCGGCCTGTTCCGCTATAGCTTGATTCAAGCCACCAATCGCGCCGCTGGTGCTCCCGGTCCTCGCGAACTAGCACGTTTGGCGCTGCTCAACGTGATGGATATTTTCCTAGGTTTACTACCCTTGGTGTTTGCCATTGGCACGGTGGCGCTCATTCTGGCGGAGTTTACCCCGCTGTTTACATGGCTCTCTTACCCGATGGTACCGGTGCTGGAACTGTTGCGTATTCCAGAGGCAGAAGCGGCAGCACCCGCCACGCTGGTTGGTTTTGCCGATATGTTCCTACCGGCGGTATTAGCGACCAATATTGAAAGCGAGCTCACTCGCTTTGTGATTGCCTGTCTCTCCCTGACCCAGCTGATTTACATGTCTGAAATAGGCGCGCTGCTGCTCAAGTCGAAAATCCCCATCAAACTCTGGGAACTGGTGGCCATCTTTCTGCTGCGTACCGCGATTACGCTGCCCATCATCGCCTTTATGGCCCATACATTTTTCTTCTAA
- the speB gene encoding agmatinase — protein MSEFNQPLGGNTMPRFAGPATMMRLPTQDTAEGLDAAFIGIPMDIGTSNRPGTRLGPRQIRDESRMLRPYNMATRAAPFESLQVADIGDVPINTFHLPKSVDIITAFYDDVLKHDCIPMTLGGEHTLTLPILRAMAKKHGPVGLIHIDAHADVNEHMFGEPIAHGTPFRRAQEEGLLAHGKVVQIGLRGTGYAAEDFDWCRDQGFRVVPAEECWYRSLAPLMQEVREQMGDIPVYISFDIDGLDPSVAPGTGTVEMGGLTSTQGLEIVRGALGLNIVGCDLVEVSPPYDPSGNTALMGATLLYEMLCVLPGVKRGD, from the coding sequence ATGTCGGAGTTCAACCAGCCGCTGGGCGGCAACACCATGCCGCGCTTTGCAGGCCCCGCCACCATGATGCGCCTGCCTACCCAAGACACCGCTGAAGGTTTAGATGCGGCGTTTATCGGCATTCCCATGGATATCGGTACCTCGAACCGCCCCGGCACGCGCCTCGGGCCGCGCCAGATCCGCGATGAGTCGCGCATGCTGCGCCCCTACAATATGGCAACCCGCGCCGCGCCGTTTGAAAGCCTCCAGGTAGCCGATATTGGCGACGTACCCATCAACACCTTTCACCTGCCGAAAAGTGTCGACATCATCACCGCTTTCTACGACGACGTGCTGAAGCATGACTGCATTCCGATGACCCTGGGCGGCGAGCACACGTTGACCCTGCCAATTCTACGCGCCATGGCCAAAAAGCATGGCCCGGTGGGATTGATTCATATCGATGCCCATGCCGATGTAAACGAGCATATGTTCGGCGAGCCGATTGCCCACGGCACGCCGTTTCGTCGTGCTCAGGAAGAGGGCTTGCTGGCCCACGGTAAGGTCGTGCAAATCGGCCTGCGTGGTACTGGTTACGCCGCTGAGGATTTCGACTGGTGCCGCGATCAAGGTTTCCGCGTTGTTCCCGCTGAGGAGTGCTGGTACCGCTCGCTAGCGCCGTTGATGCAGGAAGTGCGCGAACAGATGGGCGATATTCCGGTATACATCAGTTTCGATATTGATGGTTTGGATCCCTCCGTTGCCCCCGGTACCGGCACGGTAGAGATGGGTGGCCTAACGTCTACTCAGGGATTGGAAATTGTTCGTGGCGCCTTGGGCCTGAATATTGTCGGCTGTGATCTGGTGGAAGTATCCCCGCCCTACGACCCCAGCGGCAACACCGCACTGATGGGCGCCACGCTGCTGTATGAAATGCTCTGCGTCCTGCCGGGCGTGAAGCGTGGCGACTAA